From the Brassica napus cultivar Da-Ae chromosome A8, Da-Ae, whole genome shotgun sequence genome, one window contains:
- the LOC106361160 gene encoding threonine synthase 1, chloroplastic-like, with protein sequence MSSSSLFNASLSPLNPNQHPIRRHPSPSLLRHRPVAVSCTSDGNTTSPIETSVKPPRRTENTIRDDARLHRSTAVNPFSARYVPFNAPPNSSEHYSLDEIVYRSRSGGLLDVEHDMDALKHFDGAYWRDLFDSRVGKSTWPYGSGVWSKKEWVLPEIDDDDIVSAFEGNSNLFWAERFGKQFLEMNDLWVKHCGISHTGSFKDLGMTVLVSQVNRLRKMNRPVVGVGCASTGDTSAALSAYCAAAGIPSIVFLPANKISMAQLVQPIANGAFVLSIDTDFDGCMKLIREVTSELPIYLANSLNSLRLEGQKTAAIEILQQFDWQAPEWVIVPGGNLGNIYAFYKGFKMCQELGLVDRIPRLVCAQAANANPLYLHYKSGWKDFKPMTASTTFASAIQIGDPVSIDRAVYALKQCDGIVEEATEEELMDAMAQADSTGMFICPHTGVALTALFKLRKQGVIAPTDRTVVVSTAHGLKFTQSKVDYHSKAIPDMACRFSNPPVEVKADFGAVMDVLKSYLGSQKLRS encoded by the coding sequence atgtcttcctcttctctcttcaatgcctctctctctcccctaaaccctaatcaacaCCCCATCCGCCGCCACCCCTCTCCCTCCCTCCTCCGCCACCGCCCCGTCGCCGTCTCCTGCACCTCAGACGGAAACACCACCAGTCCGATCGAGACATCCGTCAAGCCTCCACGCCGCACCGAGAACACCATCCGCGACGACGCTCGTCTCCACCGCTCCACCGCCGTGAACCCCTTCTCCGCCAGATACGTCCCCTTCAACGCTCCCCCCAACTCCTCCGAGCACTACTCCCTCGACGAGATCGTCTACCGCAGCCGCTCCGGCGGCCTCCTCGACGTCGAGCACGACATGGACGCTCTCAAGCATTTCGACGGCGCCTACTGGCGCGACCTCTTCGATTCGCGCGTCGGCAAGAGCACGTGGCCGTACGGATCGGGCGTCTGGTCCAAGAAGGAGTGGGTCCTACCCGAGATCGACGACGACGACATCGTTTCGGCCTTCGAAGGTAACTCGAATCTCTTCTGGGCTGAGAGGTTCGGGAAACAGTTTCTTGAAATGAACGATCTTTGGGTGAAACACTGTGGGATTAGTCATACCGGAAGCTTTAAGGATCTCGGTATGACGGTTTTGGTTAGTCAGGTGAACCGGTTAAGGAAAATGAACCGGCCTGTTGTTGGTGTGGGGTGTGCTTCTACGGGGGACACGTCAGCTGCTTTGTCTGCTTACTGTGCTGCCGCTGGGATACCGTCGATTGTGTTCTTGCCGGCTAATAAGATCTCAATGGCTCAGCTTGTTCAGCCGATAGCTAACGGAGCGTTTGTGTTGAGTATTGATACTGACTTCGACGGGTGTATGAAGCTGATTAGGGAGGTGACTTCGGAGCTGCCTATTTACTTGGCGAACTCTTTGAATAGTTTGAGGTTAGAAGGGCAGAAGACTGCTGCGATTGAGATTTTGCAGCAGTTTGATTGGCAAGCTCCTGAGTGGGTGATTGTTCCCGGTGGGAATCTTGGGAATATATATGCTTTTTACAAAGGGTTTAAGATGTGTCAAGAGCTGGGGCTTGTTGATAGGATACCGAGGCTGGTGTGTGCGCAGGCGGCTAATGCTAACCCTCTTTACTTGCATTACAAGTCTGGCTGGAAGGACTTCAAGCCCATGACTGCGAGTACCACTTTTGCGTCCGCGATTCAGATTGGTGACCCTGTGTCGATCGATAGAGCTGTGTATGCGTTGAAGCAGTGTGATGGGATTGTGGAGGAGGCGACGGAGGAGGAGCTGATGGATGCTATGGCTCAGGCGGATTCTACTGGGATGTTTATTTGTCCTCATACGGGTGTGGCGCTGACTGCTTTGTTTAAGCTGAGGAAGCAAGGAGTGATTGCGCCGACGGATAGGACGGTGGTTGTGAGTACTGCTCATGGGTTGAAGTTTACTCAGTCAAAGGTGGATTATCACTCGAAGGCGATTCCTGATATGGCTTGCAGATTCTCTAACCCTCCTGTTGAGGTGAAAGCAGACTTTGGAGCTGTCATGGATGTTCTCAAGAGTTACTTAGGAAGTCAGAAGCTTAGGTCCTAA